In Tribolium castaneum strain GA2 chromosome 4, icTriCast1.1, whole genome shotgun sequence, one DNA window encodes the following:
- the Pdzd8 gene encoding PDZ domain-containing protein 8, whose translation MDIFLFMFLVFISFLIGIIVTLVVQYYILYSYFKTSPVVTPNEKKCSTDYVLPESLKKQLDSEELNDATSLSVSLVLQFLFHELRHSEAIKRWLYKKLSLEFEELLTKTTIGKFFEVINIRDMNLGNNFPNIKKISIEDVKLDNKEGHIDTVSLCLDVDYTGNFLLSVDAKMKFGKTAYLSIKVNKVNGLVRLQFTRHPYTHWSFSFFQDPIIELEVESHFQGRQLQSNITSLIVNQIKKAIRRKHTLPNYKIRYKPFFIKTDPSQLDTDDSEIVPQGQLEVTCIDVTRLEFSNAVQNVYCTVAVDTIPWICVYESDERTFMILEITMTKLKQAQLGVIFKPEKSSVAVESVSPHSCAFKSGLKPGDIVLAVENKSVSSVPQVAKFIKSVTSTHVTLRVKRLVDSYVLRKKHFDKNSTDEMDQDESSFFIVDSVETPKKPAEKIPKSLSSNENVSKFAQTIGNFSLRKRKASVSDKSSTEVSCKSTPTSSSPGTPQHGVFKQHTSPLLAGKKQSISEIPEILRENSESEIIEVGKSKELGPTSVLYFNEDFQFSLKKGLKYLNVNVWGTVTDDKDVLLGYANIPLSHILNECFNSVLGHYMRRYSFLPPAFCHSNNQSHPLMAHSGFEHVFCYGDILLSFIWSHEDDIEVKRKMSQDILNTDIEQISTSTALKHDFIRTQFHRTTHCDFCSKKIWLKDAVQCRECGLCCHKKCIAKCQTSTACIQGDKKTEPEAVQPEITMTEPPDEMTEYAEGGLKRVNSVKNLAIPGAHLLSTVSKSLPPSPQRTPSRKQSMSNINPFALCPGVLEDVQKKPEEASESVNRLLEQVMQCPPDETLMDVAKETGRQLYANMPHEEKVEKINIMMAELKKTLDSVTMEHMELSKQLSSQESDAEKTKLAFLIGQADAKVQGLSVLMLHYCSSLQHTQEKIV comes from the exons AtggatatatttttgttcatgttcctagtttttatatcttttttaatTGGTATTATAGTGACTCTCGTGGTGCAATATTATATTTTGtattcttattttaaaacaagtcCAGTGGTCACACCAAATGAGAAAAAGTGTTCTACTGATTACGTTTTACCAGAG tctttgaaaaaacaattggATAGTGAAGAATTGAACGATGCGACGAGTTTATCGGTTAGCCTGgttttacagtttttgtttCACGAATTGAGGCATTCTGAGGCTATTAAACGATGGCTTTATAAGAAGCTGAGTCTTGAGTTTGAGGAACTACTAACTAAAACTACCATAGGGAAATTTTTCGAAGTCATTAAT ATTAGGGATATGAACTTAGGTAACAACTttccaaatattaaaaaaatcagtattGAAGATGTGAAATTAGATAATAAGGAAGGACACATAGACACTGTCAGTTTATGTCTAGATGTAGATTATACAGGAAACTTTTTACTTAGTGTTGATGCCAAAatgaaatttggaaaaactgCATATTTATCAATTAAGG TTAATAAAGTCAACGGACTTGTAAGACTTCAGTTTACAAGACATCCGTACACACACTGGTCTTTCAGCTTTTTTCAAGACCCCATTATAGAATTAGAAGTTGAATCACACTTTCAGGGACGTCAATTACAGTCAAACATCACAAGTCTTATCgtaaaccaaataaaaaaagccaTCAGACGAAAACACACACTACCAAATTACAAAATCag ATACAAACCGTTCTTTATCAAAACTGACCCTAGCCAACTAGACACGGACGATAGCGAAATCGTCCCTCAGGGCCAACTTGAAGTCACATGCATAGATGTCACACGACTTGAGTTCTCAAATGCGGTTCAAAACGTTTATTGCACTGTTGCAGTTG ACACGATTCCTTGGATTTGTGTTTATGAATCAGATGAGCGCACTTTCATGATTCTAGAAATCACAATGACTAAATTAAAACAGGCCCAACTTGGAGTGATTTTCAAGCCGGAAAAAAGCTCAGTGGCTGTTGAAAGCGTCTCTCCACACAGTTGCGCCTTCAAATCTGGCCTCAAACCCGGCGATATTGTTTTAGCAGTTGAGAATAAATCGGTTTCGAGCGTTCCCCAAGTCGCCAAATTTATCAAATCAGTGACTTCGACTCATGTCACTCTTCGAGTGAAAAGACTGGTCGATTCGTACGTTTTGCGCAAGAAACACTTCGATAAAAACTCAACTGATGAGATGGACCAAGACGAAAGCAGCTTCTTCATTGTTGATAGCGTGGAAACGCCGAAAAAACCGGCGGAGAAAATCCCGAAAAGTCTTTCAAGCAACGAAAACGTCTCGAAATTTGCTCAAACGATCGGTAATTTTAGTTTGCGCAAACGGAAGGCTTCCGTTTCGGATAAATCGTCAACGGAAGTGAGTTGTAAAAGTACACCGACGTCTAGTAGCCCTGGAACCCCGCAACATGGAGTGTTTAAACAACATACAAGCCCGCTATTGGCTGGGAAAAAACAATCGATCTCGGAAATACCCGAAATTTTGCGCGAAAATTCCGAAAGTGAAATTATCGAGGTCGGGAAAAGCAAAGAGTTGGGCCCGACTTCGGTGCTTTATTTCAATGAAGACTTTCAATTTAGCCTCAAAAAGGGGCTCAAGTACTTGAATGTCAACGTTTGGGGTACAGTGACTGATGATAAAGATGTTTTGTTGGGATATGCGAATATTCCCTTGAGCCATATTTTGAACGAATGTTTTAATAGCGTTCTAGGGCACTACATGAGACGGTACTCTTTTCTACCGCCGGCGTTTTGCCATTCTAATAA CCAATCACACCCACTCATGGCACACTCTGGCTTCGAACACGTCTTTTGCTACGGAGATATTCTTTTGTCTTTCATTTGGTCGCATGAGGACGATATCGAAGTTAAGCGTAAAATGTCGCAAGATATTTTAAACACAGACATTGAACAAATTTCAACTTCAACAGCTCTCAAGCACGACTTCATCAGAACGCAGTTTCACCGAACAACTCACTGCGATTTCTGCTCGAAAAAG atttggCTCAAAGACGCGGTCCAGTGCCGCGAATGCGGTCTCTGTTGCCACAAAAAATGCATAGCCAAGTGTCAAACGAGCACTGCATGCATCCAAGGTGACAAAAAAACCGAACCGGAAGCGGTCCAACCGGAAATAACCATGACGGAACCACCCGACGAAATGACCGAATATGCAGAAGGGGggttgaaacgagtaaacagTGTGAAAAATTTAGCAATACCAG GTGCGCATTTATTGTCAACTGTTTCGAAAAGTTTGCCTCCATCGCCCCAACGAACGCCAAGTCGCAAACAATCCATGTCTAATATAAATCCATTCGCTTTGTGTCCTGGTGTTTTAGAAGACGTTCAGAAAAAACCGGAAGAAGCCTCTGAAAGTGTGAACCGACTTTTGGAACAAGTCATGCAATGCCCCCCTGATGAGACGCTCATGGATGTGGCTAAAGAAACGGGAAGGCAACTCTATGCCAATATGCCACATGAGgagaaagttgaaaaaat
- the Sin1 gene encoding target of rapamycin complex 2 subunit MAPKAP1, with translation MFTSDTMALYDNKYWLLSHIRNSFISTDDTGMCELIMTGEEGVRKHLKQSLDSYPDDEDSEDEDDLSHESYDLQLDTDFPLRYRSNTAVRLEKLEQVKKRTGRIKHIKWETNKNELSEEQIDQLFVKKEPKVIEPKQSLFSKTFKEHKMMPINPYMDYAKFDGSGQVNLQVKKYRIFLTMLPEHQRNYPLAVCCTSSAKIQELIGLILLKCSTMYEDYPWKPVNNYGLYITEEDGEVDRDFPNLDPRENIAKFGFACLGLVEHSDPSKCVSFGNSETVTIRKFDYNDKKGKDSSKQDQEKQITTDLHLMDVHKKAMEAPLYKSFKVYMINKMRAKVEIHLGISGEKIEIDPVQKNSKFVLVKQKPINHDMDMIAWCEPIETTKSNKMTFKIIYSHSFANAENVSSPTLQSSASFKSYEFEADQSIAEEIVNKINLILDLRSSDTRKEYLAAQERKYYKKKALI, from the exons ATGTTTACATCAGACACGATGGCCCTTTACGACAACAAATACTGGTTATTATCACACATACGCAACTCTTTCATTTCTACAGATGATACAG GAATGTGCGAGTTAATAATGACAGGGGAGGAAGGTGTCAGGAAACACCTGAAGCAAAGCCTTGATTCGTACCCTGATGACGAAGACAGTGAAGATGAAGATGATTTGTCTCACGAATCTTACGACCTACAACTTGACACCGATTTCCCGTTACGATACAGATCGAATACTGCCGTAAGATTAGAAAAATTAGAACAGGTTAAAAAGAGAACTGGCAGAATCAAACATATTAAATGGGAAACGAACAAGAACGAGTTGAGTGAGGAACAAATTGATCAGTTATTCGTAAAAAAGGAACCCAAAGTAATAGAACCGAAGCAATCTTTGTTTTCTAAAACCTTCAAGGAGCATAAGATGATGCCCATTAACCCTTATATGGATTATGCCAAGTTTGATGGCAGCGGACAAGTCAATCTTCAAGTGAAGAAGTATAGAATTTTCCTAACAATGCTACCAGAGCACCAGAGGAATTACCCCTTGGCTGTTTGTTGCACCTCTTCTGCTAAAATTCAAGAGTTGATTGGACTTATATTACTCAAATGCAG tacaATGTATGAAGACTATCCTTGGAAGCCCGTAAACAATTACGGTTTGTACATAACTGAAGAAGACGGAGAAGTGGATAGGGACTTCCCCAACTTGGACCCGAGGGAAAATATTGCCAAATTTGGGTTTGCTTGTTTAGGGCTTGTGGAACATTCAGATCCCTCAAAGTGTGTCAGTTTTGGGAACTCTGAAACTGTTACAATCAGAAAATTCGATTACAATGACAAAAAAGGAAAAG attCGTCTAAACAAGACCAGGAAAAACAAATCACCACCGATTTACACTTAATGGACGTTCATAAAAAAGCAATGGAAGCCCCACTGTACAAATCGTTCAAAGTCTACATGATTAATAAAATGCGGGCCAAAGTTGAAATACATTTAGGAATAAGTggcgaaaaaatcgaaattgacCCAGTGCaaaaaaactcgaaatttGTTCTAGTTAAACAAAAACCCATAAACCACGATATGGACATGATCGCGTGGTGCGAACCCATTGAAACTACCAAAAGCAACAAAATGACTTTCAAAATCATTTACAGCCATTCGTTCGCAAACGCTGAAAatg TTTCAAGTCCAACTTTACAATCTTCAGCTAGCTTCAAAAGTTACGAATTTGAGGCAGACCAATCAATTGCCGAAGAAatcgtaaataaaataaacctgATTTTGGATTTGAGGTCTAGTGACACACGGAAGGAGTATTTGGCAGCGCAAGAACGGaaatattataagaaaaaagcgTTGATTTAA
- the crb gene encoding protein crumbs, producing the protein MGFLSSWRLGPISVFLAICCICSINCQNLGPSNTPEAYFNGSAYLRLQTTISPIKQTGLSFRTCTGGGLFSQQQNDDFLEVSVNSEGVIFFAKTAGKQFNNKIFGNFINNKWHVVFLYYEQGNLTLRVDNEKQLVANSSYQTELITNPGFYNEGASVLLVGKQFNGCLLEGPSLVFNHSIIYNHNVKFEPCPIPEDSCILQVIDYCVTEPCMRRGTCHNSPKGYNCTCQPRYTGKNCEMDLGNPCERNPAICKNGATCNADNTGVYTCTCPPNFTGKHCEQLIVVNQQCQDNPCQNGATCVSNGNMECLCLPGFDGPKCEFNIDDCKGNPCKNGGICRDGLDNFTCDCSRTGYTGRFCQININECETSPCLNHGTCFDTYGGFLCQCPPGYGGAYCQNTLHACSSQQCLNEGQCINTPDGFKCICPDGFAGERCEAGERQISCDGTKCPPYADCVKAGNNFGCICKPEYPGNYPNCSIPNICANNPCKNQGICTSWNGYFNCSCSPGFTGQLCEIPVDSQPNCNSNPCQNGGSCFDKPTGGFYCNCTDQWMGTYCNESYDVCKLEPCQNNATCISSQNKRDFVCECLPGFEGQHCERNIDDCVGVTCPYGQVCFDLVNDHECRCPLGYKGENCTIDADPCAKKPCMNGATCQMNHNENGFVCNCLEGFSGERCETDIDECKNQPGICNEGICQNELGGFQCYCRPGYTGERCDLDFDECLSMPCRHQATCLNKVNNYECICPPGYEGKDCSININECEPMPCMNGSTCIDGINKFTCNCQPGLTGKICEINIDDCESSPCLNGAECIDGLNSYTCNCTDTGYTGTHCETNINDCIGDPCENGASCEDKVKDYDCHCYAGYSGKNCEIDINECDSNPCKHNGTCYEHSNQTLYQLSDQTLPEIFSAEFSYDKAAGYECLCVDGVTGENCEIDINECESNPCFEGTCVDKIGGFACTCDEGFEGERCDIDINECERFKPCVYGKCWDRRASYYCECDANYGGKNCSVGLTGCDTNPCLNSGTCKPYLIDENIHRFNCSCPHGYYGQVCEKITTMSLSGKSLIIVNTSREEGYDIQFRFKTTLGDGLLALGKGLTYYILELSRGRLNLHSSLLNKWEGVFIGSNLNDSQWQRVFVAINSTHLVLSANDEQTIYPISFNEISNGTTYTSFPLTYIGGIPSNLKKLTHGKTYLVGCTEDVLINGEWILPPSSSPHTNPAFTFQEVEPSCKRQPQCNPNPCHSGGHCTDLWVNFKCTCGRPYLGDTCQYNYTAATFGYENITDSLVTVYVDSAARRAVRTIVDISMFIRTRQPKGQIFYLGSLPRTMNPSEETYIAAQLEGGELLVRIQFNGTPEAYTVGGVKLDNGYDHLIEVIRNVTLVQVKLNGTEYFRKTISATGTLDAQVLFLGGPPQTRPVRQANDNLVKIDTISPTSSAVIATPLSNVHFKGIIQDVQISNGSSVMIVEFFPLNVKDLDIPKSFGEVRFDETSVLEGVRSDNSCRINPCLHNGVCENTWNDYRCICTRGFKGKDCSDLEFCEIERCPKESVCKNLEDGSECVANATFDGKTPPLKYRLVTWPNSTKIVSYDTLEVTYRTRSWGTIFFAKHENDFFAIFIYHNEVVVEWSINKMGDSKRFRKDYFEGQWLTIYFEYKNSILKGGFKDMVMDEAPNMKVANFDIEGFTRILTFGDIYVAGSDEVTLDYQNIINSSNDNMTGYIPYSDTTTTPSTTSNSVEENDFFSDVSLFKVDQNKSTDFFKGCINEIRIGGILLPFFPSNELFQKYHYFELYSENRPQIGCILCHPIDCYNQGVCANPLEFYKCNCPAGFAADDCSIDINECEKNECQNNATCIDLVAEYECKCEPGFEGEHCETDIDECASNPCRHGGTCNDAIGTFKCECPEGFAGKQCEAPILITCDNKPCKEGATCKTGPNEITGNNFTCICTPGMEGPLCDTPFCYQQPCINNGTCVTETEVPFCNCTVRGFEGKFCEINIDDCDIPTGNPCQHGGICNDQVNKYECDCNGTGWGGLLCENDINECVQMPEPCGVGGKCENFEGGYNCVCDDKSKCGHSCLLDNPCDSQPCVHGDCTPACTDKADYICKCREEYTGKNCSDYKVAASQMDHINILYIIIPIVLILSVGIAIGLAVLVNVARSKRATRGTYSPSAQEFCNPRVELDHVLKPPPEERLI; encoded by the exons ATGGGTTTCTTGAGTTCTTGGAGGTTGGGACCAATTTCTGTTTTCTTGG CAATTTGCTGCATTTGTAGCATAAATTGCCAAAACTTGGGACCATCAAATACTCCAGAAGCTTATTTCAACGGCTCAGCTTATCTACGTTTACAAACGACTATTTCTCCAATAAAACAAACAGGTCTCAGCTTTCGGACATGCACAG GTGGCGGCCTATTTTCCCAACAACAAAACGACGATTTCCTCGAAGTCTCTGTTAATTCGGAGGGCGTGATATTTTTCGCAAAAACAGCCGGCAAACAAttcaataacaaaattttcggTAATTTCATCAACAATAAATGGCACGTTGTGTTCCTTTATTACGAGCAAGGGAACTTAACTCTGAGAGTCGATAACGAAAAACAG tTGGTGGCAAATTCGAGTTACCAAACCGAACTCATCACAAACCCCGGCTTTTACAACGAGGGGGCTTCAGTCCTCCTCGTGGGCAAACAATTCAACGGTTGTCTCCTCGAAGGCCCCTCTCTTGTCTTCAACCATTCGATTATTTACAACCACAATGTTAAATTCGAGCCTTGCCCCATTCCTGAAGACTCTTGTATTCTCCAAGTGATCGATTACTGCGTCACTGAGCCTTGTATGCGTCGTGGCACGTGCCACAACAGCCCCAAAGGTTACAATTGCACGTGCCAGCCACGATACACGGGAAAAAATTGCGAGATGGATTTGGGGAATCCCTGCGAAAGAAATCCAGCGATTTGCAAGAACGGGGCCACGTGTAATGCGGACAACACGGGGGTTTACACGTGCACGTGTCCCCCAAATTTCACAGGCAAACACTGTGAACAACTAATCGTTGTGAATCAACAGTGTCAGGACAATCCGTGCCAAAATGGGGCCACGTGTGTCTCGAATGGAAATATGGAGTGTTTGTGTTTACCGGGTTTCGATGGGCCTAAGTGCGAGTTTAATATCGACGATTGTAAGGGAAATCCGTGCAAGAATGGAGGGATTTGCAGGGATGGACTGGATAATTTCACCTGTGATTGCAGTAGGACTGGATATACAGGGCGTTTTTGTCAAATTAACATCAATGAATGTGAGACGAGTCCTTGTTTGAATCATGGGACTTGTTTCGACACGTATGGAGGATTTTTGTGCCAGTGTCCGCCGGGATATGGGGGCGCATATTGTCAAAAT ACTTTACACGCATGTTCATCACAACAATGTCTCAACGAGGGCCAATGCATTAACACCCCTGACGGTTTTAAATGCATTTGCCCAGATGGGTTTGCTGGTGAACGTTGCGAAGCTGGCGAAAGACAAATTTCCTGTGATGGAACGAAATGTCCACCATATGCCGACTGTGTAAAAGCCGGCAACAATTTTGGATGTATTTGCAAACCAGAATATCCAGGAAATTATCCGAATTGTTCCATTCCCAATATTTGTGCTAATAATCcatgcaaaaatcaaggcattTGCACGTCTTGGAATGGTTATTTCAATTGTTCGTGCTCACCGGGCTTCACAG GTCAACTTTGCGAAATACCTGTCGATTCGCAACCGAATTGTAACTCAAATCCTTGCCAGAATGGGGGCTCTTGTTTCGATAAACCCACCGGTGGTTTTTACTGCAATTGCACGGACCAGTGGATGGGCACTTATTGCAACGAGTCGTATGATGTTTGTAAATTGGAGCCTTGCCAGAATAACGCTACTTGTATTTCTTCGCAAAATAAGCGCGATTTCGTCTGCGAATGTTTGCCGGGCTTTGAAGGACAACATTGCGAGAGGAACATCGATGATTGTGTGGGGGTTACGTGCCCCTATGGTCAAGTGTGCTTCGATTTGGTTAATGATCACGAGTGTAGGTGTCCTCTGGGTTATAAAGGGGAGAATTGTACCATTGACGCTGACCCATGTGCCAAAAAACCGTGTATGAATGGGGCCACATGTCAGATGAACCATAACGAGAATGGGTTTGTTTGTAATTGTTTGGAGGGTTTTTCGGGGGAGAGATGCGAAACGGATATTGATGAGTGTAAAAATCAGCCGGGAATTTGCAATGAGGGGATCTGCCAGAATGAGCTTGGAGGATTTCAGTGTTATTGCAGGCCGGGGTATACAGGGGAACGATGCGATTTGGATTTTGATGAGTGTTTATCGATGCCCTGTCGGCATCAAGCCACTTGTCTTaataaagttaataattaCGAGTGCATTTGTCCCCCTGGGTATGAAGGCAAAGACTGCTCAATTAATATAAATGAGTGCGAGCCAATGCCGTGCATGAATGGCTCCACGTGCATTGATGGGATCAATAAATTTACGTGTAATTGTCAGCCGGGGCTTACGGGGAAGATTTGCGAAATTAATATCGACGATTGTGAG tcATCTCCATGTCTGAACGGCGCCGAATGCATCGACGGCCTCAACAGCTACACCTGCAACTGCACCGACACCGGCTACACCGGCACCCACTGCGAGACAAACATCAACGATTGCATAGGCGACCCTTGCGAAAACGGCGCTTCCTGCGAGGACAAAGTCAAGGACTACGATTGCCACTGCTATGCCGGTTATTCTGGCAAAAACTGCGAAATCGACATCAACGAATGCGACAGCAATCCGTGCAAACACAACGGCACATGTTACGAACACTCGAACCAAACCCTCTACCAACTCTCTGACCAAACCCTCCCCGAAATTTTCTCGGCGGAATTTAGCTACGACAAAGCCGCCGGTTACGAATGCCTGTGCGTTGACGGCGTCACAGGCGAAAATTGCGAAATCGACATCAACGAATGCGAAAGCAATCCGTGCTTTGAAGGCACTTGTGTGGATAAAATCGGGGGGTTTGCCTGCACGTGTGATGAGGGTTTCGAGGGCGAGAGGTGCGATATAGACATCAATGAATGCGAACGGTTCAAACCGTGCGTTTACGGGAAATGTTGGGATAGGAGAGCGTCGTATTATTGCGAATGTGACGCGAATTACGGCGGGAAAAACTGTTCGGTTGGATTAACAGGCTGTGATACCAACCCGTGTTTGAACTCCGGGACGTGCAAACCGTATTTAATCGACGAAAACATCCACAGGTTCAATTGTTCGTGCCCTCATGGCTATTACGGACAAGTTTGCGAAAAAATCACCACGATGTCGCTATCGGGGAAGTCCCTAATTATTGTAAACACGTCACGGGAGGAAGGCTATGACATCCAGTTCCGTTTCAAGACAACACTGGGCGATGGATTATTGGCTTTGGGCAAAGGCTTGACTTATTACATTCTTGAATTATCCCGAGGGCGCCTAAACTTGCACTCAAGCCTGTTGAATAAGTGGGAGGGTGTTTTCATCGGATCGAACTTAAACGACAGTCAATGGCAACGCGTTTTCGTTGCGATTAACTCAACTCATCTTGTTTTATCAGCGAACGACGAACAAACAATTTATCCGATCAGTTTTAACGAAATATCAAATGGCACCACCTATACCAGTTTCCCCTTGACATACATTGGGGGGATCCCaagcaatttgaaaaaactcacCCATGGTAAAACCTACTTGGTTGGTTGTACCGAAGACGTGCTCATCAACGGCGAATGGATTTTGCCACCAAGCTCAAGCCCACACACAAATCCCGCGTTCACTTTTCAAGAAGTGGAGCCAAGTTGTAAGAGACAGCCGCAGTGTAATCCGAACCCGTGTCATTCAGGGGGGCACTGTACCGATCTCTGGGTCAATTTTAAGTGTACTTGTGGACGGCCCTACTTGGGGGACACTTGCCAATACA ATTATACAGCTGCGACTTTTGGTTATGAAAATATAACCGATTCTTTGGTTACGGTTTACGTGGACAGTGCTGCAAGACGGGCTGTTCGTACCATAGTCGATATTAGCATGTTTATAAGGACGAGGCAACCAAAAGGACAGATTTTTTATCTAGGGTCCTTGCCAAGGACTATGAATCCGTCGGAGGAGACGTACATTGCAGCACAGTTGGAAGGGGGCGAATTGTTGGTCAGGATACAGTTTAATGGTACTCCAGAGGCTTATACTGTAGGCGGTGTGAAGTTGGATAATGGATACGACCATTTAATTGAg GTCATCAGAAACGTCACTTTAGTGCAAGTAAAACTAAATGGAACTGAATATTTCCGCAAGACAATTTCAGCAACGGGTACCCTCGATGCTCAAGTCCTCTTTCTCGGGGGACCCCCACAAACCCGACCGGTGCGCCAAGCCAACGACAACTTAGTCAAAATCGATACAATTTCCCCAACTTCTTCAGCCGTAATAGCAACTCCTTTAAGCAACGTCCACTTCAAGGGAATCATCCAAGACGTTCAAATAAGCAACGGATCGTCGGTCATGATCGTCGAATTCTTCCCTCTGAACGTGAAAGACTTAGACATCCCGAAATCGTTCGGTGAAGTTCGATTTGACGAAACTTCGGTCCTTGAAGGCGTCCGATCTGATAACTCCTGCCGAATAAATCCGTGTTTACACAACGGTGTGTGCGAAAACACGTGGAATGATTACAGATGTATCTGTACGCGGGGTTTTAAGGGGAAAGATTGCTCGGATTTGGAGTTTTGTGAAATTGAAAGGTGTCCCAAAGAATCAGTTTGCAAAAATCTCGAAGACGGATCTGAATGTGTCGCTAATGCGACTTTTGATGGTAAAACACCACCACTTAAATACCGGCTAGTGACTTGGCCCAATTCGACCAAAATCGTGTCTTATGATACTTTAGAAGTGACCTATCGGACGAGGTCATGGGGGACCATTTTTTTCGCGAAACATGAAAACGacttttttgccatttttatttatcataaTGAGGTTGTGGTGGAATGGTCTATTAACAAAATGGGGGATAGTAAACGGTTCAGGAAGGATTATTTCGAGGGGCAGTGGTTGACCATCTACTTCGAatacaaaaattcaattctGAAAGGAGGTTTCAAAGACATGGTCATGGACGAAGCGCCTAATATGAAAGTTGCCAACTTTGATATTGAGGGTTTTACACGGATTTTAACTTTTGGTGATATTTACGTCGCGGGAAGCGATGAAGTCACACTTGATTATCAAAATATTATCAATAGTTCAAATGATAATATGACTGGGTATATCCCCTACAGTGATACCACCACAACACCATCGACCACAAGTAATTCAGTTGAAGAAAATGACTTCTTTTCTGATGTTTCGTTGTTCAAAGTGGACCAAAACAAGTCAACTGACTTTTTTAAG GGATGTATTAACGAGATTAGGATCGGCGGTATTTTGCTGCCGTTTTTCCCATCGAATgaacttttccaaaaatatcaCTATTTCGAGCTTTACTCCGAAAACCGTCCCCAAATTGGTTGCATTCTCTGCCACCCGATCGACTGTTACAATCAAGGAGTGTGTGCCAACCCTCTGGAATTTTACAAATGTAACTGTCCGGCCGGTTTTGCAGCCGACGATTGTTCGATAGACATCAATGAATGTGAGAAAAACGAGTGTCAGAACAATGCCACTTGTATAGATCTTGTCGCTGAATACGAGTGCAAGTGCGAACCAGGATTTGAGGGCGAACA TTGTGAAACCGACATCGATGAATGTGCAAGTAACCCGTGCCGCCATGGGGGCACCTGTAACGACGCCATCGGAACATTCAAATGCGAATGCCCCGAAGGCTTCGCCGGCAAACAATGCGAAGCCCCTATACTCATAACTTGCGACAATAAACCATGCAAAGAGGGCGCCACTTGCAAAACGGGTCCAA acGAAATCACCGGTAACAACTTCACTTGTATTTGCACCCCAGGCATGGAGGGCCCCCTTTGTGACACCCCCTTCTGTTACCAACAACCTTGCATAAACAACGGTACGTGTGTCACTGAGACCGAAGTACCGTTCTGTAATTGCACAGTTCGGGGTTTCGAGGGCAAATTCTGCGAAATAAACATCGACGATTGTGATATTCCGACTGGAAATCCGTGCCAACACGGCGGCATTTGCAACGACCAAGTAAACAAATACGAATGCGATTGTAATGGGACAGGCTGGGGTGGCCTACTATGCGAAAACGACATCAATGAGTGTGTACAAATGCCCGAGCCGTGTGGTGTTGGCGGAAAATGCGAAAACTTCGAAGGGGGCTATAATTGCGTCTGCGATGATAAGTCAAAGTGTGGGCATTCGTGTCTTTTGGACAACCCCTGTGATTCCCAGCCTTGTGTTCATGGGGATTGTACTCCTGCATGCACCGACAAGGCCGACTATATTTGCAAATGTAGGGAGGAGTACACCGGGAAAAATTGCAGTGATTATAAAGTAGCAGCGAGTCAAATGGACCATATTAACATTTTGTATATCATTATCCCgattgttttgattttgagTGTAGGTATCGCGATTGGGTTGGCAGTACTTGTTAATGTGGCTCGGAGTAAAAGGGCAACGAGGGGAACGTATAGTCCAAGTGCCCAGGAATTTTGTAATCCCAGAGTTGAGTTGGACCATGTTTTGAAACCTCCACCCGAGGAAAGgcttatttaa